One genomic segment of Desulfocapsa sulfexigens DSM 10523 includes these proteins:
- a CDS encoding TolC family protein — translation MNKPGSAILLFLFLAGPVISVASGDTPVVPDLWTARNSVAFSLANSPDSRVALERINMANAVVDQARVAYYPSADISGQYGQTNNPMYSFGNILNQGTFSPSIDFNDPGRTDDLNLRAGLEYRLYNGGRDQAGVEVAEAGVAQSRAELEKVHSRLAFEVVRSFQSIAQAEETLAARNASLAAIRASVAVARARYAAGDLLKADLLNLEVQESSASEDLILARHGLELSQKVFLNLLGLKDGAVNIDPTQGDNQSIPKERSYRLRPELRILEYAEEAAIASLEAARGGNLPTVDGFASYQYDKGYVIDGSGDSWMAGVKLNYRLFEGNRTSADVAKAMAALSSIRLQRTKLELSMDLEIKQADLNYRQAVQRLEVTRKMVEQAEESARLSRSRFKEGVILSSDLIDVEMRLTDALVRQSMARGNIKVASADLRRAMGLPQFEEMTMEGESR, via the coding sequence ATGAACAAACCGGGAAGTGCTATCTTGTTGTTTTTATTCCTTGCGGGTCCTGTTATTTCGGTAGCTTCAGGAGATACTCCCGTTGTCCCTGACCTCTGGACTGCCAGAAACAGTGTTGCGTTTTCGCTTGCCAACAGTCCGGACAGCCGTGTCGCACTGGAGCGGATAAATATGGCCAATGCTGTGGTCGATCAGGCAAGGGTTGCCTATTACCCAAGTGCGGATATATCGGGTCAGTACGGGCAGACTAACAACCCCATGTATTCTTTTGGTAATATTCTCAATCAGGGCACATTCAGCCCTTCCATTGACTTCAATGATCCTGGACGTACCGATGATCTGAATCTGAGAGCCGGTCTTGAGTATCGTTTGTATAACGGCGGTCGTGATCAGGCTGGTGTTGAGGTGGCTGAGGCTGGAGTTGCCCAGTCCCGTGCAGAGCTCGAAAAAGTCCATTCCCGCCTTGCCTTTGAAGTGGTCCGGAGTTTCCAATCCATAGCTCAGGCGGAGGAGACGCTTGCGGCAAGGAATGCATCTCTTGCAGCTATCCGTGCCTCTGTGGCCGTTGCCCGGGCACGTTATGCCGCGGGTGACCTTTTAAAGGCTGATTTGCTCAATCTCGAAGTGCAGGAGTCCAGTGCCAGTGAAGATCTTATTCTTGCAAGACATGGTCTGGAGCTTTCTCAGAAGGTATTTCTCAACTTGCTGGGTCTCAAAGATGGTGCCGTGAACATTGATCCAACCCAGGGGGATAATCAATCAATCCCGAAGGAACGCTCCTACAGGCTGCGTCCAGAACTCCGGATTCTTGAGTATGCAGAGGAGGCCGCCATAGCAAGTCTGGAGGCTGCTCGTGGTGGGAATCTTCCCACTGTGGATGGTTTTGCATCCTACCAGTACGATAAGGGGTATGTCATCGATGGAAGTGGCGATTCCTGGATGGCAGGGGTAAAGCTTAACTACCGTCTTTTTGAGGGTAATCGCACCTCTGCAGATGTGGCAAAAGCCATGGCTGCGCTTTCAAGTATTCGCCTGCAACGTACAAAACTTGAACTTAGTATGGATCTTGAAATAAAACAGGCGGATCTCAATTATCGTCAAGCTGTGCAGCGCCTGGAAGTAACGCGAAAAATGGTTGAACAGGCCGAGGAAAGTGCACGTCTCAGTAGAAGTAGATTCAAGGAGGGAGTAATTCTCTCTTCTGATCTTATAGATGTCGAGATGCGACTCACCGATGCACTTGTCAGGCAGAGCATGGCTCGTGGAAACATCAAAGTGGCAAGTGCGGACCTACGAAGGGCAATGGGTTTACCGCAGTTTGAAGAAATGACAATGGAAGGAGAGAGCAGGTGA